The region TAGGCAACTATCACTCACTGCAGGCTTCTGCACGCAGGCAGTGGTCGCATGGAACCCTGTTGGCGGCAAACTACACTTGGTCGCATGCTCTGACGAACGCAAATGCGGATCGCAGCGGCGCTCCGCAGATATCTTCGAACACCGCGGCGGAGTACGGCCCATCTGCGGCCGACCGCAGGCACATGTTCAACTTCAATGGCGTCTATGCCCTGCCCTTCTGGTATGAACAGCATGGCGTAGTGGGCCATATCCTCGGCGGATGGGAGATTTCAGGGCTTGGTTACTTCAACACGGGCCTTCCGCTCAACGTCACCACCAGCGGACTGGATCCTGCGGGGGTCGGCGTCGTCTTCAGCTCGAGCGTCTCCTCAGGGCGCCCCGACCGCGTTGGAGATCCAAATGCCGGAACACCGGGCAATCCGATCCATACACGCCGGCACTGGTTTAACGTCAATGCTTTTGCTCCCGTCCCTGCGGGCCAGGTTCGCGGCGGAAACGCACAACGCAACGTGGTTCAGGGTCCGGGATGGTGGCGCGTCGATACCGGTCTGTTCAAAAACCTGAACATCACCGAATCGCTGCATCTCCAGCTCCGCGGCGAGGCCTTCAACCTGTTCAACCACACCAATCCGGACGGCATCAGCACTTCCGGTCTCATTACGGCATCGGGCTACAGCGCCTCGGCTGGAAACATTACCAGCTATCGCGACAAGCGCATCCTGCAGCTTGGGGCGAAGTTCATCTTCTAGATTGGCGATTACCATTTCTTTTCAAGGCGTCCGTCGATGCGGACGCCTTTTCTTCGCACTTTGCGCTGCATCTCTCCGGATGCTAGAAGTCAAGTGGAGCCGCAGGTCCTCCGGCTACACCCTTCGGGCTTCGCTCAGGATGACACTCATTTATATAGTGTTCGACCCGAGTAGTACGGCTAGCGCTCCACCGTTTAATGCGCGATTAGCACCGTTTGCCGCGCAAGCTCACCGCTGGATGGTGAAAGTCAGGCAGTTCTTTCTCTCAAAGGTAAAATAAAAGGGTTGTAACAACCCATGAGGCGCAGGCCACAGAAGGTCAGCCCTCTGAAGGAGCTTCATTTGGCTATACGCGAGCGTTTTCTCTTCACCAGCGAGTCCGTCACGGAAGGTCATCCGGACAAGATCGCCGACCAGATTTCCGATGCCATCCTTGATGCCTGCCTGGCACAGGATCCCTATAGCCGTGTGGCGTGCGAGACCCTGACGTGTACGGGCCTGGTGGTCATCGCAGGCGAGATCACGACGAAGGCGTATGTCGACTTCCAGAGCCTGGTTCGTGGAACGATCGCTGCGATCGGTTACGACAATGCTCTCTATGGCTTCGATTCGAATACCTGCGCGGTGATCTCGACCATCAACAAGCAGTCCGGCGACATTGCCATGGGCGTGGATACGGGCGGCGCCGGCGACCAGGGCATGATGTTCGGCTACGCCACCAACGAGACGCCGGAGCTGATGCCCGCTGCAATCTCGCTGGCGCATCGTCTTTCCCTCCGGCTGAGTGAAGTCCGCAAGGACGGCACAATGTCGTATCTCCGGCCTGACGGCAAGAGCCAGGTCACGGTGGAGTATGACTCCAACCACAAGCCGGTGCGCGTGGACGCGGTCGTCATCTCGACGCAGCATGCGGAGAATGTCGGCAACGATGAGCTGCGTGCCGACATTCTGAAGAACGTCATCCAGGCCGTGATTCCGGCCGAGCTTCTGGACGAGAACACTAAGTATCACATCAACCCGACCGGCCGCTTCGTTGTGGGTGGACCGATGGGCGATACCGGCCTGACCGGCCGCAAGATCATCGTCGACACGTACGGCGGCATGGGCCGTCACGGCGGCGGAGCCTTCAGCGGCAAGGATGCCACCAAGGTGGATCGTTCGGCTGCTTACATGGCCCGCTACGTGGCCAAGAACATCGTGGCTGCCGGTCTCGCGGACCGCTGCGAGGTGCAGCTTGCCTACGCAATCGGCGTGGCGGAGCCTGTCAGCGTGCTGGTCGACACCTTTGGCACCGGAAAGGTCGACGAGAAGAAGCTGGAAGAGCTGGTTCGCAAGAACTTCTCGCTGACGCCCAAGAGCATCATCGAGACCCTGCAACTGCGCCGCCCGATCTTCAAGGCGACCGCAGCCTATGGCCACTTCGGACGTACCGGCGAGGGCTTCACCTGGGAGGCTACGGACAAGGCACAGGCTCTCAAGGAGCAGGCGCAGGCTCTGGCTGCAGCAAAGTAAGCCGTCGATCTTCGGCGAAAACAAGGGCGGTCCCGTGATGGGGCCGCCCTCAAACTTTGCGCGAACAAAGCGGAGTGTAGCCTTGCGCCAAGGCGGGGGAAGATACTGTCATGACGATGGCCGCAGACATGATCTCCGAGAGCTTCCACAGCGAACACTGGCAACGGGTGCTGGACCACGATGCAAGTGCAGACGGAACGTTCTTCTACGCTGTCCGGTCGACGAAGGTTGTCTGCAAGCCGAGCTGCCCAAGCCGCCGGCCTGTGCGTGCGAATGTAAGGTTCTTCCTTACGCTGGCAGAGGCTCTTGAGGCGGGGTACCGTACGTGTCAGCGATGCCATCCGGAACGAACGGAAGCAACACCTGATCCTGTGGCGCAGGCGGTTGCAAGGGCCACCACCTACATCGAACGCCATGCACGCGAACGTATCAGCACAGCAAAGATAGCTGCAGCCGCTGGGGTCAATCGGCTCACGCTTCACCGTGCCTTCCAGCGCATCTTCGGAATCAGTCCGGGAGAGTTCGTGCGACAACAGCGCATGAAGAGCTTTGACAGAAACTTGAG is a window of Edaphobacter sp. 12200R-103 DNA encoding:
- the metK gene encoding methionine adenosyltransferase; the protein is MRERFLFTSESVTEGHPDKIADQISDAILDACLAQDPYSRVACETLTCTGLVVIAGEITTKAYVDFQSLVRGTIAAIGYDNALYGFDSNTCAVISTINKQSGDIAMGVDTGGAGDQGMMFGYATNETPELMPAAISLAHRLSLRLSEVRKDGTMSYLRPDGKSQVTVEYDSNHKPVRVDAVVISTQHAENVGNDELRADILKNVIQAVIPAELLDENTKYHINPTGRFVVGGPMGDTGLTGRKIIVDTYGGMGRHGGGAFSGKDATKVDRSAAYMARYVAKNIVAAGLADRCEVQLAYAIGVAEPVSVLVDTFGTGKVDEKKLEELVRKNFSLTPKSIIETLQLRRPIFKATAAYGHFGRTGEGFTWEATDKAQALKEQAQALAAAK